CTGTATGCGGATTTTATTGGAGAGGATGATGTTCGTTTTGGCGCTTTTTATGTGTACATGAGGAAGGTGAATGCTACGCCCTTGCAAAAAAGAACCAAGTAATTGTAAGATAGATTTTGAGTTTGGAGTAGGTAAAAGGAACAACAGTTAAAATGGTTGTTCCTTTTTTGTTTTTTATTACCTACTGGATAGGGAATAAAAAACCAGAGAGCCTAAAAGACCCTCTGGTTACAAACTAACTCAACAAACAACTCAGTATGTACTATTCATTATTTCACCAATGGCTTTAGTATCCCACATTCTGAACCATTGAAGGTGCTTTTTCAACTTCAGACTGTGGTATGGGTAGATAATATTGTCTTTCGAACCATGGTCTTTCAACTACAGTGTATTCTTCATTTGATAAAGTACCATCTGTGGCTTTTTTCCAAGAAAGACCTTTTACGTCAAAACCTAAATGGGCTTCGTTCATCCATCTTCTCTCGTCAAAGAAATTGTGTCCTTCAAAAGCCAACTCTACTCTTCTTTCTCTTTTAATAGCTTCAAGTAAATCTGTACCAGAGGCAGTAATTGCAGGTTGTAAACCTCTCGTAGCTACTTTACTTGCAAACTCACGTGCAGTTCCTTCTTGCCCCAGTTCATACTGAGCCTCTGCATAATTCAAATAAATCTCAGCTAAGCGATACAAAATAAACGGGCGGTTTGGAGAGACCTCCGTTAAGCCAACACTTTCATCTTGAAACTTTCTAATGTTATATCCTGTTTTTGAGGAATGCGCAGTATTTCCTAATCCTTCAGGTGAATCTAACCCGTGTGGTGTAGCTTCACTTGGGTTGTCAGCTAGGGCATAATCAACCTGTCTCCCCCTAAATTCAGAACCTTGGTAAAATAAATCGGCATAAAAACGCATTTCACGATTAGCATTTGGATTGGCGGGGTCATAACTACCATCTGAGGTACTGCTTCCATCAGCCATATTGAATAATAGCGCAAAATTGTGAGTAGGAGAGGATAAAGCCCAACTTCCAAAGCCACTTGGGGCTTGGGTCTGGTTCCATAAAGAATTTGCATCCGTACCAAAATCATAATACAATGCACTATAAGCTCTAGCAAATAAGATATCTTGATTAGGAGATAAAAATAAATCTTGATATTCCTTCACATCGGCAACAGCAATAAGGTCTCGTGCGCCAACTAAATCTATAATCTCTTTGGCGGCATCTGAAGCATCTTGCCATTTGCTAGCTTTCGTATAATCATACAAAGGTCCACTTGGCTCAGTTGCGGGATCATGCAATGTGCTGGCGGCATAGAGCAAAGTTCGCGATTTTACTGACAATGCTGCTAATTTTGTAGCACGTCCAAATTCATTGTCCGGACGGGTTTCGGGAAGAATAGCGGCAGCTTCATCTAGTTCTTTAACAACAAAATCTACACATTCTTCATAACTGTTTCTCACTAAAGCAAAATCAGCATCCAACCCTAAAGCATTTTCTAATATAGGTACGCCTCCATAATATTTAATTAGCTTACTGTAGATATTGGCACGAAGGAATTTCATTTCGGCCTTAAGAATAGCGACTTCGTCCGGAGCCGTTTTCATAGCTTCACTATCATCTATGCGATCTAAAAACTCGTTGGCAAGACGGATATAATCCCAATAGGTACTCCATTTTTCAGCTAGAACCCCAACATTACTTGGGGACCAACCTGCTCTTAATCTAAGTTGATCTAAATCATTAAAGTTGAACTTTGCTTCAAAAGAACCCACTTCAATATTAAATCTTCTGGACCACCATTGAGCTTTGTTCAAACCCCAACTTTCTGTACTGTTGTAAACCGGGTAAACCAATCTTTCTACCTGATCAGGTTCACTGTAAATAATGTCTTCAGTAAAAGCATCCGAAGCTTCTGTATCCAATACATCTTCACAACCTATTGTCGCAAAAAGGGCAATCAAGACCCCAAATTGCTTTATATTAATATATTTCATTTCAGTTTTTATTTTTTGTTATCGTTCATTTACGCCTAGAACTCAATAGAGCTTGGTTATACTTCATGACAGATTAGAAACTTAAGTTAAGCCCTAAAGTATAGGTCTGTAATGATGGGTAGGTACTCTCTCTAAAATCATAGTAGCCATTAGCCTCTGGATCTAAACCTAAATCAGCTACATCAGAGAACAAGGTCAACATGTTATAGCCTCTTACGAATATTTTTAGGTCACCAAACTTAATATCCTCCTTATGGAAGGTATAGCCCATTTCCAATTGCTTTAAGCGAACAAATGAAGCATCATGAAGCCATAGGTCCGCACCTTCAAAATTTGCGGAGTTACCACTTTGATTTGTGCTGAATTTATCTCCTGTTGCATATGCTCTTGGATATCTTGCGTTTTGATTTTGAGGTGTCCATCTTTGGTCAAAAAGAAAATCTGGACGTGCCCCTGGACGTTCAAAGAATATCAGCATTTCTGCTTCGGCTTGTCCTTGAAAAAGGAAGCTAAAGTCAAAATCTTTATAATTAAAACCGCCAAAGAAACCAAACTGAATTTCTGGCACATTGGATGAATAGGCTCTAACTCTATCATTCGCATTTATTTCACCATTACCATCCGTATCTAGATAAATAGGTTCCCCGGGAACGGTACCGTCTAGTTTTACTTCCGTTGCATCTACTTGCGCTTGGTCCTTAAAGATGCCG
This genomic interval from Zobellia roscoffensis contains the following:
- a CDS encoding RagB/SusD family nutrient uptake outer membrane protein; the protein is MKYINIKQFGVLIALFATIGCEDVLDTEASDAFTEDIIYSEPDQVERLVYPVYNSTESWGLNKAQWWSRRFNIEVGSFEAKFNFNDLDQLRLRAGWSPSNVGVLAEKWSTYWDYIRLANEFLDRIDDSEAMKTAPDEVAILKAEMKFLRANIYSKLIKYYGGVPILENALGLDADFALVRNSYEECVDFVVKELDEAAAILPETRPDNEFGRATKLAALSVKSRTLLYAASTLHDPATEPSGPLYDYTKASKWQDASDAAKEIIDLVGARDLIAVADVKEYQDLFLSPNQDILFARAYSALYYDFGTDANSLWNQTQAPSGFGSWALSSPTHNFALLFNMADGSSTSDGSYDPANPNANREMRFYADLFYQGSEFRGRQVDYALADNPSEATPHGLDSPEGLGNTAHSSKTGYNIRKFQDESVGLTEVSPNRPFILYRLAEIYLNYAEAQYELGQEGTAREFASKVATRGLQPAITASGTDLLEAIKRERRVELAFEGHNFFDERRWMNEAHLGFDVKGLSWKKATDGTLSNEEYTVVERPWFERQYYLPIPQSEVEKAPSMVQNVGY